The following nucleotide sequence is from Gammaproteobacteria bacterium.
TGCACCAGCTCACCCCAGGCCACCAGCAGCCAGGAACTCAGGAACGCGCCGGGGTGCGCCAGCAACACGAAGGGATGGGTACCGAGCGCGGAGCCCAGGATCAGGCCCAGCACCAGCAGCACCAGCTCGAAGGCCACAGTCACGGCGAATGCGACCACGGTCACGCCGATCAAGGCGGTGGCGAGCTTCGACAGCACGGTGCGGGTGTCGGACACCGGCATGGAACGCCAGAACAGCACGCTGCGGTCGCGGCGGTCGGCGTACAGGCTGTCCAGCAGGTAGAAGAACGTCACGATCAGCATCAGGCGGCTGAACATGAAGCTCAGGCCGAAGGTGACCACGCGCACGAAGCCCGTGATCTCGGCGTCGCTGGCGTCGCGCAGGTCCGGCATGTCGGAGATCTGGAAGTGCGGGCCGTTGTCGATGTCGATGTTGTTCACGGCGCCGGAGTGGTTGACCAGTACCGCTACCAGCATGTAGACGCTCAGCACCGTGAGGATCGCGGCGAACACCGTCGGCACCAGCCACAGCGAGCGGTTCTCCCAGAACTCGCGGCGGATAAGGGTCTTGTTGATGCGCATGTCCACGGCGTTCATTTCATCTCTCCTTTCACCTTCGCCACGAAGATGTCGGCGACGCTCGGGGTGTGCAGCTCGCCCAGCCTGGCCAGCTCCTCGCGCGAGGCACCCTCGAACAGGAACAGCTTCTTGCCGAACACTTCGCGCTCGTAGAGCGGCTTGAGCGCCTGGGCGGCGGCGGCCTTGTCGTGAGCCACCAGCACCTCGGTGTACCGCTCGGCCACCTCCTCCATGGAGCTGTTGAGCGTCACCCGCCCGCCGTCGATGAACATGAGGTGGGTGAGGATCTTCTCGATCTCCTCCACTTGGTGGGTGGTGACCAGGATGGTGCGCTGCGCGTCGAAGTAGTCGTTGAGCAGGCTGGTGTAGAACTCCTTGCGGTACAGGATGTCGAGGCCGAGGGTCGGCTCGTCCAGCACCAGGAGCTTCGCGTCGATCGCCATGATCAGCGCCAGGTGCAGCTGGGTCACCATGCCCTTGGAGAGCTCGCCCACCTTGCTGCGCTGCTTGATCTTGGTGCGCTCCAGGAAGTGCATGGCGCGCTCGCGGCTGAAGCCGGGGTGCACCGCCTCCACGTACTCGATGGCGTTGGACACCCGCAGCCAGCGCGGCAGCACCGCCACGTCGGCGATGAAGCAGACCTGGCGCATCAGCTCGTGGCGGTCGCCGCGCGGGTCATGGCCCAGCACGTCGAGTTCGCCCTCGAAGTCGGTGAGGCCGAGGATGGCCTTGAGCGCGGTGGTCTTGCCGGCGCCGTTCGGGCCGATCAGGCCGACGATGCGGCCCTCCTCGATCTCGAAGTCCACGTGGTCCAGCGCCGCCAGCGCGCCGTATCGCTTGGTCAGGCCCTTGGCCTTGACGAGCATGCTCATGACTTGCTCCCTTTATCCGCGTCCTTGGCGAGATCCATCAGGTCCAGGCCGAGGCGCTGTATGCGTTGCAGGATCTGCGGCCATTCGGCCTTGAGGAACTGTTCGCGCTCGTTCTTCATGAGGTTCTTGCGCGCGCCTTC
It contains:
- a CDS encoding ABC transporter ATP-binding protein, giving the protein MSMLVKAKGLTKRYGALAALDHVDFEIEEGRIVGLIGPNGAGKTTALKAILGLTDFEGELDVLGHDPRGDRHELMRQVCFIADVAVLPRWLRVSNAIEYVEAVHPGFSRERAMHFLERTKIKQRSKVGELSKGMVTQLHLALIMAIDAKLLVLDEPTLGLDILYRKEFYTSLLNDYFDAQRTILVTTHQVEEIEKILTHLMFIDGGRVTLNSSMEEVAERYTEVLVAHDKAAAAQALKPLYEREVFGKKLFLFEGASREELARLGELHTPSVADIFVAKVKGEMK
- a CDS encoding ABC-2 transporter permease; the encoded protein is MNAVDMRINKTLIRREFWENRSLWLVPTVFAAILTVLSVYMLVAVLVNHSGAVNNIDIDNGPHFQISDMPDLRDASDAEITGFVRVVTFGLSFMFSRLMLIVTFFYLLDSLYADRRDRSVLFWRSMPVSDTRTVLSKLATALIGVTVVAFAVTVAFELVLLVLGLILGSALGTHPFVLLAHPGAFLSSWLLVAWGELVQALWYLPIFAWVMLASSWAKKTPFLWTVLVPAGIIVAEAWVFHTGYFARMIAHQTVDWLPLAFNFDALKMHGDKSFDVIGGPIFGLGNIGHVFTAPRLWIGAALAAAFIYGAIELRRKRSEI